From Vicia villosa cultivar HV-30 ecotype Madison, WI unplaced genomic scaffold, Vvil1.0 ctg.005150F_1_1, whole genome shotgun sequence, one genomic window encodes:
- the LOC131642507 gene encoding receptor-like protein EIX1 yields the protein MPRSVFHFLFSMVTILWISLLCGESFRMSKCVEIERQALLKFKDAYILGLDNPFASWNGEDCCQWEGILCNNLTGHVTGLEIGYAPGIGGKLDSSICELQYLTSLSLDNNQLKGNIPECIGSLDKLIELDLSSNKFVGVVPPTLGNLSKLQTLNLAYNDNMSVNNFEWLSHLSNLRYLDLSSVNLTLVVDWLSSISKLHSLSELHLYNCGLQNVTLKSIPHLNSSISLEVLELRGNSLNSSILPWVVKVSKFVQYLDLSDNELQGSIPKPFRSMCQLKDLRLNSNKLSGQLSDNIQQLCCVNNSLEYLFLSDNPFTNESLPNLSCFSSLVELYLQHTNLVGMLPKSLFLLPSLQILDLSHNHLSGVDIIDNANTLTLQGLYLSFNQLSGSMSLFEITKLTSLHTIDLSYNPLSGPIPHTIGRLYNLTSMSFSSAKLNGVINETHLSKLSQLNHLDLSQNSLSFNLSSDWVPPFKLGILIASSCLLGPKFPIWLQNQTELTNLDISNTGISDSFPKWFWNLSSNLEYLNVSDNKLIGPLPKSFPSTIVDDYYNHRVWDLSFNNLNGSLPPFPELLSLFLSNNMFTGSLSSFCTSSAQYLIYLDLSNNFLNGELSDCWWNFQSLIVLNLARNNLSGKLPDSFGALQQIESLYLNNNNFFGEITSLIPCQSLKLIDVGDNNLQGTLPMWIGHDLPMLIVMRLRANKFQGNIPTSMCNLSFLQVLDLSMNNITGSIPQCFGDLIALSNSMLPRESFHHILSSFASYTEEYASGTFYDKEILALKGSNREYKTNLGLMTTIDLSCNHITGEIPQSMTKLVALIGLNLSGNNLTGSIPNNFGHMKSLESLDLSRNHLFGRIPTSFSNLNFLSYMNLSFNNLEGEIPQSTQLQSFDPSSFVGNDRLCGPPLINLCHDGVISPTRSHEKHVTSEDEDKFITFGFYVSLGLGFIIGFWGVCGTLVIKTSWRHAYFKFFNNISDWIEVTVVVCVIKLKRRFQVEG from the coding sequence ATGCCTCGTTCTGTGTTCCATTTTCTCTTTTCCATGGTGACAATTCTATGGATCAGTTTGTTATGTGGTGAAAGTTTTCGTATGAGTAAGTGTGTGGAGATAGAGAGGCAGGCCCTCCTCAAGTTTAAAGATGCTTACATTCTTGGATTGGACAACCCTTTTGCCTCATGGAATGGTGAAGATTGTTGCCAATGGGAAGGAATTTTATGTAATAATTTAACTGGCCATGTAACCGGTTTGGAAATAGGTTACGCCCCGGGAATTGGAGGTAAGTTAGATTCTTCAATATGTGAACTTCAATATCTAACTTCCTTAAGTCTTGATAATAATCAATTAAAAGGAAATATTCCCGAGTGCATTGGTTCACTTGATAAGCTCATAGAGTTGGATCTTAGTTCCAACAAATTTGTTGGTGTCGTTCCTCCTACTTTGGGGAATCTTTCCAAGTTGCAAACTCTTAACCTTGCATATAATGATAATATGAGTGTAAATAATTTCGAATGGCTTTCTCATCTCTCTAATTTGAGATACCTTGATTTATCATCTGTGAATCTCACTTTAGTTGTTGATTGGTTATCATCTATAAGCAAACTCCATTCTTTATCTGAACTTCATTTATACAATTGTGGGCTTCAAAATGTCACTCTCAAATCTATTCCCCATTTGAATTCTTCCATTTCTCTAGAAGTTCTAGAACTTAGAGGAAATAGTTTAAACTCTTCTATTCTGCCATGGGTCGTTAAAGTTAGCAAATTTGTTCAATATCTTGATCTCTCAGATAATGAACTCCAAGGTAGTATACCAAAACCGTTTAGGAGTATGTGTCAACTGAAAGATTTACGCCTAAATTCAAACAAATTGTCTGGCCAACTCAGTGACAACATACAACAATTATGTTGTGTAAATAATAGTTTAGAGTATTTGTTTTTAAGTGATAACCCATTCACAAATGAGTCACTTCCCAATCTTTCATGCTTTTCATCCTTGGTGGAATTATATCTTCAACATACCAATCTTGTCGGCATGCTACCAAAATCACTTTTTCTTTTGCCATCTCTTCAAATTTTAGATCTTTCTCATAATCATTTGAGTGGTGTGGATATCATTGATAATGCAAATACATTGACTTTGCAGGGGCTATATCTAAGTTTTAACCAATTGAGTGGATCAATGTCATTATTTGAGATTACTAAACTTACTTCATTGCACACAATTGATCTATCCTATAATCCGTTAAGTGGACCAATTCCTCACACAATTGGCCGACTTTATAACCTTACCTCAATGTCTTTCTCTTCAGCTAAGTTGAATGGTGTCATTAATGAAACACATCTATCAAAATTGTCTCAGTTAAATCATTTGGATTTGTCTCAAAATTCACTTTCATTTAACTTGAGTTCAGATTGGGTTCCACCTTTCAAACTTGGAATACTAATAGCATCATCGTGCTTGTTGGGTCCTAAGTTTCCAATATGGCTCCAAAATCAAACAGAACTTACAAATCTAGATATCTCTAATACAGGTATTTCAGATTCATTTCCTAAATGGTTTTGGAATCTATCTTCAAATTTGGAGTATTTGAATGTTTCAGATAACAAACTTATTGGACCCTTGCCAAAATCATTTCCAAGTACCATTGTAGATGATTATTACAACCATCGTGTGTGGGATTTAAGTTTCAACAATTTGAATGGTTCATTGCCCCCTTTTCCCGAATTGCTCTCCCTATTTCTCTCAAATAATATGTTTACAGGGTCTCTATCTTCTTTTTGTACTTCCTCGgctcaatatttaatttatttggacTTATCAAATAATTTTCTAAACGGGGAACTTTCAGATTGTTGGTGGAACTTCCAATCTTTAATAGTTTTAAATTTGGCAAGGAATAATTTATCAGGGAAATTACCTGACTCATTTGGTGCTTTACAACAAATTGAATCACTCTATTTAAATAACAACAATTTCTTTGGTGAAATCACATCTTTGATCCCTTGTCAAAGCTTGAAACTAATTGATGTTGGCGATAACAATCTTCAAGGAACTTTACCGATGTGGATAGGTCATGATCTTCCTATGTTGATTGTTATGCGTTTACGGGCAAATAAGTTTCAAGGAAATATTCCTACAAGTATGTGCAATTTATCATTTCTTCAAGTATTGGATCTCTCAATGAACAATATTACTGGGTCAATACCACAATGCTTTGGTGACTTAATTGCTCTATCAAATTCAATGCTTCCAAGAGAAAGCTTTCACCATATCTTATCATCATTTGCCTCTTACACAGAAGAGTATGCATCTGGCACCTTCTATGATAAGGAAATATTGGCTTTGAAAGGATCAAATAGAGAATATAAAACAAATCTCGGATTGATGACAACCATTGATCTTTCTTGCAACCACATAACAGGAGAGATACCCCAAAGTATGACAAAGTTGGTGGCATTGATTGGCTTAAACCTTTCAGGAAATAATCTCACAGGATCCATTCCCAACAACTTTGGTCATATGAAAAGTTTGGAATCACTTGACCTATCAAGAAACCATCTTTTTGGTAGAATTCCAACAagcttttcaaatttgaattttctCAGTTACATGAATTTGTCTTTCAACAACCTGGAAGGCGAAATTCCACAAAGCACTCAACTACAATCTTTTGATCCCTCTTCATTTGTGGGAAATGATAGACTTTGTGGGCCACCACTCATAAATCTTTGCCATGATGGTGTGATTTCTCCAACTAGAAGCCATGAGAAACATGTCACAAGTGAAGATGAAGATAAGTTCATAACTTTTGGATTTTATGTTAGCTTGGGACTTGGTTTCATAATTGGATTTTGGGGAGTTTGTGGAACTCTGGTGATAAAAACATCATGGAGACATGCATATTTCAAGTTCTTCAACAACATCTCAGATTGGATTGAAGTCACAGTAGTTGTTTGTGTAATTAAATTGAAAAGGAGATTCCAAGTGGAAGGCTAA